One genomic window of Candidatus Kuenenia stuttgartiensis includes the following:
- a CDS encoding FAD-binding protein, translated as MKRYEVIVVGGGLAGLRAAIEINRHNVKIAIISKVHPLRSHSIAAQGGINAPLGNHFRGIYDTWEKHAFDTVKGSDYLADQDAVIRMTKDAADRIYELEHWGCPFSRTAEGRIAQRPFGGAGFPRACYASDKTGHALLHTLYQQIIQLKHASEREEMVMYDEWLVTDLVIEEGVCVGVIVMDIISGEIEALQAGAVIFATGGSGRIYGNTTNALINTGLGMAIPYWAGVPLKDMEFIQFHPTTTLGKNILITEGCRGEGGFLLNNKGERFLEKYDDSRKDMEIAPRDIIARNIVREIMAGYGYDDSYVFLDLRHLGREKILQRLPGIRDICMEFIGIDPVDSLIPIKPGQHYTMGGIDCNIECETKIKGLYAAGESACISVHGANRLGGNSLLDTIVFGAIAGGNAAKYVQNSERQKSENRLNDVLKLTKRNIDKIGKSTGAEKPVTIKNELNKIMDAKVGIFRNAPDLRVAVCEIKALQERYRQIKLDYTGSRVNLGLVWALELKGNLDVAEACLMGALAREESRGAHFRTDFPGRDDTNWLKHTLSYFTEEGVRLDYAPVNIGPFVPKKRQY; from the coding sequence ATGAAACGATATGAAGTTATTGTTGTCGGCGGGGGATTAGCAGGCTTAAGGGCGGCCATTGAAATAAATCGCCACAACGTTAAGATCGCAATAATTTCCAAGGTACATCCACTGCGATCTCATTCTATCGCAGCACAAGGGGGAATAAACGCCCCTTTGGGAAACCATTTCCGCGGGATTTATGACACCTGGGAAAAACATGCATTTGACACCGTAAAGGGGAGTGATTATCTGGCGGACCAGGATGCAGTAATACGGATGACAAAAGATGCGGCAGATCGTATTTATGAGTTGGAGCATTGGGGATGTCCTTTCAGCAGGACAGCGGAGGGGCGGATCGCACAAAGGCCTTTTGGCGGAGCAGGATTCCCGAGGGCTTGCTATGCCTCAGACAAGACAGGACATGCATTGTTACATACCCTGTATCAACAAATCATTCAATTGAAACATGCATCAGAACGGGAAGAAATGGTGATGTATGATGAATGGCTGGTTACAGACCTGGTAATCGAAGAAGGCGTTTGTGTCGGTGTGATTGTGATGGATATCATTAGCGGGGAGATTGAGGCGTTACAGGCCGGAGCAGTAATTTTTGCAACGGGAGGGTCCGGTAGGATATATGGCAATACAACAAATGCTTTGATTAATACAGGGCTGGGCATGGCAATCCCGTATTGGGCTGGCGTGCCATTGAAAGACATGGAGTTCATTCAATTTCATCCCACAACTACTTTGGGGAAAAATATTTTAATCACAGAAGGGTGTCGTGGAGAAGGTGGATTTTTGCTGAATAATAAAGGCGAGCGATTTCTTGAAAAATATGATGATTCCCGAAAAGATATGGAAATCGCGCCCAGGGACATTATTGCAAGAAATATCGTAAGAGAAATTATGGCGGGGTATGGCTATGATGATAGTTATGTGTTTTTGGATTTAAGACATTTGGGAAGAGAGAAAATTTTACAGAGATTACCCGGCATAAGAGATATATGCATGGAATTTATCGGTATAGATCCTGTTGATTCCCTTATACCAATTAAACCGGGTCAGCATTATACTATGGGAGGGATTGACTGCAATATCGAATGTGAAACGAAAATAAAGGGATTGTACGCTGCGGGAGAAAGCGCCTGCATAAGTGTCCATGGAGCTAACAGATTGGGTGGAAATTCTCTGTTGGATACTATTGTGTTTGGCGCAATCGCAGGAGGGAATGCCGCTAAATACGTGCAAAATTCAGAGAGGCAAAAAAGTGAAAATCGCCTCAATGATGTCTTAAAGCTAACAAAACGAAACATCGACAAGATTGGTAAATCGACAGGCGCCGAAAAACCGGTAACAATTAAAAATGAACTAAATAAAATAATGGATGCTAAGGTGGGAATTTTTCGCAATGCCCCTGACTTGCGGGTAGCAGTATGTGAAATAAAAGCATTACAGGAAAGGTATCGACAAATTAAATTAGATTATACGGGATCGCGAGTAAATTTAGGGTTGGTTTGGGCATTGGAGCTAAAGGGGAATTTAGATGTAGCGGAAGCATGCCTAATGGGCGCATTGGCACGGGAAGAAAGCCGCGGAGCTCATTTTCGCACGGATTTTCCCGGAAGAGACGATACAAACTGGCTAAAACATACGTTGTCCTATTTTACAGAAGAGGGAGTCAGGCTTGATTATGCTCCGGTAAATATAGGACCATTTGTACCAAAAAAGAGGCAGTATTAA
- the sdhC gene encoding succinate dehydrogenase, cytochrome b556 subunit: protein MITQKLKETLYDLWRNKNIGMAAFWAHRISGILLTLFLFLHIWTLSAVFRGKDAYDYTISKFDTDFGYIFQYILLLTIAFHLLNGIRITIMDFCGFTRSQKQMLRLAIFILFIIAVIGFYSVVL, encoded by the coding sequence ATGATTACACAAAAATTAAAAGAAACCCTTTATGATCTTTGGAGAAATAAAAACATTGGCATGGCTGCCTTTTGGGCACATCGTATTTCAGGCATATTGCTGACACTGTTTTTATTTCTCCACATATGGACACTAAGCGCAGTCTTTCGCGGTAAAGATGCGTATGATTACACAATTAGTAAGTTCGACACAGATTTTGGCTATATTTTTCAATATATTTTACTTTTAACAATAGCATTTCACCTGCTTAATGGAATAAGGATTACCATTATGGATTTTTGCGGGTTTACCCGCAGCCAGAAACAAATGCTGAGACTTGCCATCTTCATTCTCTTTATAATAGCAGTTATTGGTTTTTATTCAGTAGTCCTGTAA
- a CDS encoding ATP-dependent Clp protease proteolytic subunit, translating into MKQGALFVPYVVEKTGHGERHYDIFSRLLKDRIIFIGSAIEDTLTNLVIAQILFLQNENKNQDINIYINSPGGSITAGLAIYDTMQFVQCDVATFCIGQAYSMAAILLAGGTKNKRFGLPHTRIMLHQPWGGMRGTATDISIQAEEILKMKKCLNEILVKHTGQPLERIEADVDRDFYMSSHDAKEYGLIDEVIESLRDKKEKE; encoded by the coding sequence ATGAAACAAGGGGCGCTTTTTGTTCCGTATGTTGTGGAAAAAACGGGGCATGGAGAAAGACATTATGATATTTTCTCGCGGTTACTTAAAGATCGTATAATTTTTATCGGATCAGCCATCGAAGATACGTTAACAAATTTAGTTATAGCACAGATACTCTTTCTTCAGAATGAAAACAAAAATCAGGATATTAATATTTACATTAACTCGCCCGGAGGATCCATAACTGCAGGTTTAGCCATTTACGACACGATGCAATTTGTACAATGCGATGTTGCTACTTTCTGTATTGGGCAGGCATACAGCATGGCTGCTATTCTCCTTGCAGGTGGCACAAAAAACAAAAGATTTGGTCTCCCCCATACACGTATCATGTTGCACCAACCTTGGGGAGGAATGCGGGGTACTGCGACTGACATTAGCATCCAGGCGGAAGAAATTCTGAAAATGAAAAAGTGTTTAAACGAAATCCTTGTAAAACATACAGGACAGCCTTTGGAACGTATAGAGGCAGATGTTGACCGCGACTTTTACATGTCATCACATGATGCAAAAGAATATGGTTTGATTGATGAAGTAATTGAATCGCTACGAGATAAGAAGGAGAAGGAATAA
- a CDS encoding DUF1640 domain-containing protein: MPIINTLEIYEDLKSQFKEDEARTLTKALEKSLEEYQRKQESFLATKDDIAKLREELKDDIISLSLITKNDIANLRSELKDDIANLRSELKDDITKFQIETKNDMTKLRES; encoded by the coding sequence ATGCCCATTATAAACACCCTTGAGATTTACGAAGACTTAAAATCACAATTCAAAGAAGATGAGGCGCGCACTTTGACAAAGGCATTAGAAAAATCTTTGGAGGAATACCAAAGAAAGCAGGAAAGTTTTTTGGCAACAAAGGATGATATTGCTAAACTCCGTGAAGAGCTGAAAGACGATATAATAAGTTTAAGTTTAATAACAAAAAATGATATTGCCAATTTGCGAAGTGAACTGAAGGATGATATTGCCAATTTGCGAAGTGAACTGAAGGATGATATTACCAAATTCCAAATAGAAACGAAAAACGATATGACTAAACTTCGTGAGAGCTGA
- a CDS encoding ComEA family DNA-binding protein: protein MHRVQKRVMVVLLMFAVAFIVGQGNVSFAKAKLQGHVNINTATEAQLAMLPGIGEKLAKEIVAHRTKIGPFKTTGDIIKVKGLKDKKFEKFKDFIVLEGETTIEEIKEKK, encoded by the coding sequence ATGCATAGAGTGCAAAAACGCGTAATGGTTGTTTTGTTAATGTTTGCAGTAGCCTTTATCGTAGGTCAGGGTAACGTTAGTTTTGCAAAGGCGAAGCTGCAAGGGCATGTAAATATTAATACGGCAACTGAGGCACAATTGGCAATGTTGCCGGGCATTGGTGAAAAACTGGCAAAAGAAATAGTTGCGCATAGAACAAAAATAGGACCTTTCAAAACAACCGGAGATATTATAAAAGTAAAAGGACTAAAAGATAAAAAGTTTGAAAAATTTAAAGATTTCATAGTTTTGGAAGGCGAAACAACGATAGAAGAGATAAAAGAGAAGAAGTGA
- the tig gene encoding trigger factor, translating into MNITIENAGPCKKLLKFEIPKEAIESELEKKTLEACSTVQLPGFRKGHVPRKLVEKRFETQIKEDVKQSLISESYEKALEENKIEPVGEPKFDPEFGNLNLEIGKPLTFDVTLEVLPVFEVGQYKGLQLKKKAIDVSEEEIDKLLKELALQKAQFTVVSGGGIEEKDLIICDCKVEVNGITVFEDNDIEVSVVDGSKIAHTEIPELVKYLKGNTTGATCTINVVLSDTFNIKEYRGKEASIKLVVNEIKRLSPPEIDEDLAKTLNFKSLEDLKLNARKRLEINKNIWAENDLRTQILDTLLAQTQFDLPKDFINKHAEERVYKHQLDLVKRGVPFEEVQKQTESMKSVSEESVVKELKASLIIEYIAKKEKIFVTENEVEQRIVEIAYSYNTDKKVVRKQLETQGNLSYLRNEMREDKTLAFLLKEAKIEQEAAK; encoded by the coding sequence ATGAATATAACAATTGAAAATGCAGGGCCTTGTAAGAAACTTTTAAAGTTTGAAATTCCCAAAGAAGCAATAGAAAGCGAATTAGAGAAAAAGACGTTGGAAGCCTGTAGTACTGTACAGCTTCCAGGTTTTCGAAAAGGACACGTACCCAGAAAACTGGTTGAGAAACGATTCGAAACCCAAATCAAAGAAGATGTGAAGCAATCCCTCATAAGCGAATCGTATGAAAAGGCATTAGAAGAAAACAAAATCGAACCTGTAGGCGAACCTAAATTTGACCCTGAGTTCGGAAATTTGAATCTTGAAATCGGGAAACCGCTCACCTTTGACGTTACGCTTGAAGTTTTGCCTGTATTTGAAGTAGGCCAATATAAAGGTTTACAGTTAAAGAAGAAGGCGATCGATGTGTCTGAAGAAGAAATTGATAAGCTCCTAAAAGAATTGGCGCTGCAAAAAGCGCAATTTACTGTTGTGAGTGGTGGAGGTATAGAAGAAAAGGATCTTATTATTTGTGACTGCAAAGTTGAAGTAAATGGTATAACTGTTTTTGAAGACAATGACATAGAAGTCAGTGTTGTAGACGGAAGCAAAATTGCTCATACGGAAATCCCTGAGTTGGTAAAATATTTAAAAGGAAATACAACTGGTGCCACATGTACGATTAATGTTGTATTATCTGATACGTTCAATATAAAAGAATATCGTGGAAAAGAAGCAAGTATAAAACTTGTGGTTAATGAGATAAAACGTTTAAGCCCTCCGGAAATAGATGAGGATCTTGCCAAAACCTTAAATTTTAAATCACTGGAAGACTTAAAATTAAATGCCAGAAAGCGCCTGGAAATAAATAAGAATATCTGGGCAGAAAACGATTTGAGGACGCAGATTCTTGATACACTTTTGGCTCAAACACAATTTGATCTGCCGAAGGACTTTATTAACAAACATGCAGAAGAAAGGGTATATAAGCATCAGCTTGATTTGGTAAAAAGAGGCGTTCCGTTTGAAGAGGTTCAAAAACAAACTGAATCAATGAAAAGCGTTTCAGAAGAATCCGTAGTGAAAGAATTAAAGGCATCGCTTATAATTGAGTATATTGCGAAAAAAGAAAAAATATTTGTAACTGAAAACGAAGTTGAACAACGAATAGTGGAAATTGCATATTCTTATAACACAGATAAAAAAGTTGTTCGAAAACAACTGGAAACACAGGGAAACTTATCTTATTTACGGAACGAAATGCGGGAAGATAAGACATTGGCTTTTTTGTTAAAGGAAGCAAAAATTGAACAGGAAGCAGCGAAATAA